The proteins below come from a single Agrobacterium vitis genomic window:
- a CDS encoding 4-(cytidine 5'-diphospho)-2-C-methyl-D-erythritol kinase: MTVFREIAAAKINLALHVTGRRDDGYHLLDTLVTFAEHGDVITVETARQDELTLSGRFAGPLQSEDPAGNLVIRARDLLRTATLAKGLPAPPVAISLQKDLPIASGIGGGSADAAATLRALQRLWVSHLEPAALEDLALKLGADVPMCLASTSLRATGIGEALTPLPALPRFGLLLGNPLQAVSTPAIFKAMTRRDNPPIGTLPPVAEQALWTETLRRLRNDLQPAAETLCPHIAELSRMIEATGALVTRMSGSGATCFGLYPTYEAAVAAEKLLLTERPDWYFQASQTL, translated from the coding sequence ATGACCGTATTTCGTGAAATTGCAGCGGCAAAGATCAATCTTGCCCTGCATGTTACGGGAAGGCGGGATGATGGCTATCACCTTCTCGACACACTCGTGACATTTGCCGAACATGGCGACGTGATTACGGTGGAAACGGCCCGACAGGATGAATTAACCCTGTCGGGGCGCTTCGCAGGTCCGCTTCAGTCGGAGGATCCGGCTGGAAACCTGGTTATTCGGGCGCGGGATCTGTTGCGAACAGCCACTCTGGCCAAGGGCCTGCCTGCCCCGCCCGTTGCCATCTCCTTACAAAAAGATCTGCCAATTGCGTCCGGCATTGGTGGCGGTTCAGCCGATGCCGCAGCCACGCTGCGGGCTTTACAGCGCCTATGGGTCAGCCATCTTGAGCCAGCCGCCCTCGAGGATCTGGCCCTAAAGCTGGGCGCAGATGTGCCGATGTGCCTTGCAAGCACATCCTTGCGCGCCACAGGCATTGGCGAAGCCCTGACACCCCTGCCGGCCTTGCCACGCTTTGGCCTCCTGCTCGGCAATCCGTTGCAGGCGGTCTCGACACCAGCGATCTTCAAGGCGATGACCAGGCGCGATAATCCACCGATTGGCACGCTGCCACCTGTAGCTGAGCAAGCCCTATGGACAGAGACGCTCCGCCGATTGCGCAATGATCTGCAACCCGCCGCCGAAACCTTGTGTCCGCACATTGCCGAGCTTTCCCGGATGATCGAAGCAACCGGCGCGCTTGTCACCCGGATGTCCGGCTCCGGCGCCACCTGTTTCGGCCTTTATCCCACCTATGAAGCCGCTGTCGCCGCTGAAAAACTGCTTCTCACGGAGAGGCCTGATTGGTATTTTCAGGCGAGCCAGACTCTATAA